The genomic interval TATAGCACTCTACAAcgtaaaatttaattaaaaatggaTCGAAAAATACGTTAAAGAATTCATTCAAATAGAGAAGCAAACTAACTTCGTAGATTGTAAAGAAATTTTTTGCTAGCcgataaataatatttttgatgaTGCCTTATGACCCCCGTGGCTACTACTCCATTGTGCTGGCCCACATAGCGTATACGTAACGTTTTTCGGGCGATGCAACAAAAGGGGCAcgaaagtgtgtgtgtgtgtgcatccGAGGCGATTTAATAAAAATAGATGAGTAAACTGGCATTAGAAGGTACATTCGTCCTTCGCCCTGCTGCGCCTGTCcctttcacacacacaccccaTTTGGCTTTGACTTTGGTCGCCGCCTCACTTCGAGCGTTACAAATTCAACTTTAAGCGTTTTGACGCTAAGTAGTTGATGGCAGCACTACTATTACACATGCTAACCCCTTTCGCCCATCGAAAAATGGCAGCAGAGCTCGTCGTCTGCTGATGGCGATGCCAGGGTTGCCAACCACGATTGAGTGCACTCCCACAATATTTCGCCAGCATATATCAAAAGTTATGGTTAAAGAGTTGCCCCCATATCGCATCGTGTGGCTCCCAGCCTCCAGTAGGAGCGCACTTCCTTCCTGCACTTTGATGGGCTGGCTGCCCGGGGGGACTGTTGGATCGACTGCGTCTGAGGATCCGTCCGGCTGGGTGCTGCTGCACACTGGATCCTGGCCAAACACACGCATCCTTGAAGCCAAAAATTGAAGTGTTTGTGCGGAGCACAAGTGCCCAAAATGTGCATGAAAACAGCTTACAGCAGCATGAAAATTTTCTGACAAGATGTCAGCATGGCGAAGGAAGATGGAGTCGGTTCGGTATGGTTTTTGGTCGCCAAAAACTGGCAAGGACCAAAAGGACGATGAGGCTGCAGTTACGCACATCGCTTGGCTTTAATAAAACATCATATTGTTGCGCATAACTTGCCTTGCATATTGCAAATACTGCGGCGAGCAAAAGTGCAACATCGGAAAGAGCAGATGTAACCACAAAAGACTGCAgcttataatataataaatggGGAAAAGTCAAAAGCGAAACAAACTTTCAAATATCATAGTCCGAACTATTAAAGCCTATTTATGTAGCAATTAAAATCGGCAATCAAGTGGTTCACCACCAAATGGCGATGCATAAATTGCAAATGCATAGTGCAATTTTCCAATCTTAATAAAACCGTAAATTTATAGAATGAGATTAGGCCCCAATGCGCTTTGGATAACACAAATTAAAGCATGTTTTAGTTAAATTTGATATTTAGATTCAATTGAAAAATATGCTCTTAGAATTACTGagcattaaatttatttatgaataatCACTGATTTGTGTGACTAGATTAGATTGCCTTAAAATATTATgattatcatttatttatgatttaaagCATTTGATTTCCTACACTTAAGTAAATTGCATAATAAAGCTATTAAAGTTAAAACTACTATTTTTACTATTATTTTACTACTATGGTATTACTACTATATTAGGAAATGCAAAATGAACTTAAGTGCCCAAAATGATTGTGTTCTACCGACTGTCTCTATTTGTACAACATATTTAGCTTAATGTCTAAATTTCAATCATTGTTTAAGCGAAAGTTCAAAGAAACTTTAAGGTTAAGGTCCTGAATTCAGGATGTGCATATTCATAGCCGGGAACTTTATTCATTAGCGAATAAGACGGCAGCGCCTGCGAAAATATCCAGGACACAAGTTGCGCGACTCGTAAACGAAATAAGTTTTCGGTTTCTGCTCGCGTTCTTGTTATGGAATTTAAGCAAGTTGTCATAAAAATGTCGCCTCCTAGTCCCCAAACTGGCACGCCCCCCAATTTCGAAATTCGAAAGGGGGCGGTGTGCGGGGAGCGGGGGGCGGAAGGCAGAAGGAGGTGTCAATCCGCAGTGCAAAGTTACTCGAAATCCAAATCCGCACTGTGGTTGCAGTTGCAGGCAACTTTTGCTCTTTCCTGTTTCGTGGAAAAGCCTTTGGGGTGCGGGCGGTCGATTGGGGGAAAtgggggggcgtggcaggcagCAGATGTTGCAGAATTGCGTGCaaattgttgctgttgttagcCACAACTTTCCGGGCTTGCACGATTGACACCTTTTGGGAATTTGCGACAGCTTTAACGGAGCCTGCagtttaatttgtttgctgTCCAGAAATGGAAGGCCTACTCTTCATCTTGCAACATCATAATCACCAACACCATCACCAACGTCAACATCATGGGTTCTCCAAGTTTGCCCTGCAATTTAATAGATGGCTTCGTGTGCCAACGGCAGTGGGTAAAGTGGAAAATGCAAAAGGAAAATGCAAAAGGCGGGAAAGCGAACGAAAACTAAACGTGCCCAATGCGCGATTCCAGTGAATTCGCATAAAAACTTTCGCCCTAAACTTGTGCAAgttcttttaattttaattaaacggATGAGCAGCAATTAGCGAAATAAATCTGACAATTTTGCAAATGAGCCAACTTGGCGCCCCAGAAATTGCATCCAAATGCGGGGACAGATTAAATTGAGTCTCAATTGGAAGCGGcgaaaaaatatgtttttctcTGCAGGACATTGGAAAACTgcatcgaaataaaaaacaattgaaataaCCTTACAATACAGATTTTGCGAGAGGGTGCTCTGCACTCAGAACTCACTTAAATTCAAGTTAACGGCGAGTTTTTCCCGCCACCAGCTGGTTTTTCCAGCCGCGCATAGTTTTGGCttcggtttttggttttagCCCGGCTTTTTCGGGTTTTCTGGTTGTTGCGGCTTAGCTCGACCTCCCCCCTTCCCCTCCCCTACAACTGACTACCCTTTTCCATCGCATTTTATATTCATTTTGGCTTTTAATTGAGGGCGCTTACTTGCATTTTCGTTGTCACTTTGCGACTTCACTTCCTCATCACGCCCTTTTTGGGCGCTTAATGGCCTGCACTCCGCTTTGTTTTTTGCagtttttgcatttaattgcaaaagttttttaattaaatcactGCCTAGAACATCTGTGTCAAGTTGAGGTTTCTGTGGGCTCGTATTAACTGGCATAAAATAGGGATATATCGAGGGGCCTCAATACATTTAAGGGAAATATCCGCAGAAAGTACCGTTAGATAGATGTTCAGATTGtaattgcaatttaaaattgtataaTTCAGTATGTACTTCCCAAATTATGCGTTCATTTGTTTCAagccaattatttttattaggtAAAAATTAAGAACTTACTTACCTTACCTTCtgtgtatgtacatatctacatacatatataatcaTATTTATCTTTCAAGAATACAGGCTTCAAGTAATGCATTTCACTATTGTATGCACATGtatttatacatacatacatttgtatcaaacacacacacaacacataaagaaaaaacaaaaaaataaccGAAACCATAGCTTTGCTTTATTCATTCATTCGCTACTACGTAGTATTTCACAATTGTTTTAAGCTGACCGAATTATGTAAAAAATCATTCTACTTTGGCGTTGTGTAGAATCTAACAATAAAGATAACTGATTACAGTTAGTTTAATAAGTAAAGGAGGTAATAGTATACACACAAAACGTACTTCCACGCACGCTAAACAAACAGAACTGGTGCAAAAGAAGAGACCGAAATATATTCGATTAAGGAAAGCAATCCGAAAATAACGGCACTTGCGCGAAAGCACGCTCTTTCTTTGGTTATGGCACACAATTCGGCGAGTAATTCGATCGCATCAAACACTTACGTTTGTTTACGGAGAGGCAAGTGATTACAGTTATTTCTTGTTCGAAAGCAGGCTTACAAGCTAGAAATAGCGGCACTTGCGCGAATGCTTACTCTTTTGGCTTCTTTTCTATTGTCCATATTACACGCAATTCGACGCGTAATTCGATCGCATCAAATTAATACGGTTAATGAAACGCGTAAAAATAGCGCGTTTAAATTATAGTTTGTGTCAGATGTGTCAGAtaactaattaaatttgagTGTTCCGGTAAAATATACGAAGATATTACATTCCGTCAATGAAAAATATCAAAGTAAAATTAACGTGCTGTAAAAATGCTACATCTGCTGATTCGCGAGTGTTAGTGTAAAATACTTAAGAACCATGAAATAAACCAAAGCAGcaagtttttattaattaattcacAAAGAACATGGTAAGTGATTTAAGTTCTATGTAcattttaaactttttataaCAAATAATTCTTAAAAATCCCCTTATTCGGGGAATTTGGTAGGCAATTCTACCCATATAGAAAATTTCTGAAAGAATGATATATTGCTATGTTAGTTATTCTCATAATGGTTACTCTCTGTCAATTTCTATCACTGGCAAGAAAAATCCCCCTCATATATGTATTCTACATTCATATTTGGGGTCGGATGACTATCTCCTTGGGGGCACTCCCCTTATCAGCGGCAATAGATGCCGCAGCCCATAAGATTCCAGCCCAGTCAGTTGACAGACACGCAAGTGGAATGACTTGGATCGGTTTGCTCATCGTTGGCCTCACAGCAATCGCTGTCCAGGGGGAAGTACCGATCGTGACGAGGGCCGAGTGGAATGCCAAACCGCCGAACGGAACCATAGACAGCATGGAAACTCCCTTGCCTCGGGCTGTGATCGCCCATACAGCTGGAGGAGCTTGTGCGGATGATGTCACATGCTCCCAGCACATGCGAAATCTGCAGAACTTCCAGATGTCCAAGCAAAAGTTCTCGGACATAGGCTACCACTATCTGATCGGCGGTAATGGCAAGGTATACGAAGGCAGAAGTCCCAGCCAGAGAGGAGCCTTTGCCGGTCCCAATAACGATGGTTCCCTGGGCATCGCGTTTATTGGTAACTTCGAGAAACGGGCGCCCAACAAAGAGGCCTTGGATGCCGCCAAGGAGCTGCTGGAGCAGGCTGTCAAACAGGCTCAGCTGGTGGAGGGCTATAAGCTACTGGGCCATCGCCAAGTCAGTGCTACCATGAGTCCTGGAGAAGCACTCTACGCTCTGATACAGCAGTGGCCCAACTGGTCGGAAGATATGTGAAATATAGAGTGCATTGCATAAGGTTTCGACACGTAAAGACCACTCCTTACAcatttatttgtaaatataattatgtataatttgtttttttgcttAAATACGAATactaaaattttaattttgttgatCTGTTTCCGATGTACTTCTTCGACTTCGCACATTTTTGTCAGCTGCcgcttttttcttttttttgtttgttgccaGACCCGTTTAATAGGCAGGCCGCTCCCCAGGAGCAGTGCACTGGGCCACAATAGAGATTTGAGACATCACATAGCATCATTCACCGAACCGGAACTTCCGCAAGAAACTAAGCTAACTATACAGAACCCTAGATGAAGCACGGAACGCAGATGGAACGAACGTGAACGTAGTCGTAGTCGCAATGGTATGCAGTAGATAATGCGCCAAACGAGAGAGGTAAACAAAAGTCGGCAACGTGGCAACAGATGCTGTTACAGATTACAgatttagaaaatataaaacaagGAACTATACAAAATTCGTAAAGTACTTAGGTAAATTGCACTAATATAAACTCCCATTTGAGCTGCCGCTCGCACTGTCTGTACTGCCGCTCATGCCGCCGTTTCCGCTCATACTACCATTGCCAATTCCTATGCCCATACCGCTTCCGTTGCCGCTCTGTTGGCCAAAGTCCAGCTGGAGCAGCCAGTCCCTCTTAGCCAGACCTTCGGGCGTCTCGCCACGCTGCGTACACAGCGGCTGGAAGCAGGTGGTCAGTCCAACGCTGGGCGTGAACTCCGCCCGTTCGCGTAACTCCTCCTCGGTGGCGAGCATGATGCAATCGTCGTCAATTTCGTCGCTATCGACACTGTAggccagctgctgctgctctgccCTTTGCTGCACGATGCTGTCGCTGGTGCGCCGAAATGAGTCGTCCGTCTTGCGCAGGAAATTGTACAGCGCCACACAGCCGAGCACCACTTCGCGGATGTGCTTGTCACTGATGCGCAGCGGCTGCGCCAGAATGGGGAACATGTTGCACAGTATCCGCATCGTTTGATCCGCATGGGCATTGACCTGCTCCAGGGCCTCCAGTACGGCCCGATCCTTGGGCAGGTTGCGTGTGGTCACCAGATACGAGGTGGCTGGCAGTACCGAATCGCCAGCGAAGTAATAGCCCTGTCGGTCCATCTCCGCCGACTGTTGTTCCTCCAGAGCGTGCATCTTGTGCCTAATCAGCTCGACGGCAGTGGTCTGGTTATAGATGTCATTGGGCCGGCTGCTCGCCGCCCTTTCCACCTTTGCGTACTGGAAATTGTTGTCGGCATCCACGATGCCCGTGAAGATGACGGTCGCGCGCTTGCGATCGTCGCCAACGGCGGATGCGCTGCTCGCCGCCCCGGAACTCGAACCGGTCCCAGAGCCTTGGAGTTGGATGCTGCGCATGAACAGATTGCCCACACAGTGGGGCAGGTTGTGCTTACGCTCCATCTCCTCGGCGGCGCTGCGCCACTGATCGTCAGTCTTTGGTAGTGTCACGTATTGGTCCTTGAGGTGCTCGTAGAAGCCCAGACAGATATTGGCAATCATTTCGTTTATCACAAATTTCGAGGCACGGAAGCAGTAGTTTCGACAAGAATGTACTTCACCTGTGCAGGGGCAGAAATGAATATATTAGTTGCACGTGATGGTACGTCCGTATACTTACCCGTTGCCAAATACTTGAGCGTTATGGCCAGTCGCTCCTCGGCGCTGAAGGACTTCTTCTTGCGTTGCGGAGCATACTGGCTAATGATGGGCTCCAGCTTTTGCACTAGATACCGAAACTGGCTCTCTGTTATGGCTAGGAAGTAATTCAAGTGATAGCACTCATCCTTGCGCGACTGCAGTTCACTTAGTAAATTCTCCTTGCTGAGAAACTCGGTCTGGTTCTTGCGCAGCCACTCCTTGGTCCACTCGAGTCTTCTCCGCGTGTTGAGTATGCCGGCCAGGTCTAGAGCGCTAATCTTGGAGGTCTGCGGTCTGGATAGCACCGATGTTCTAGCGGCGCCACCAACTCCACCAGATGGCCCGGCTCCTCCCGTTGCCTGGGGTTCGATTATTGCTCCTCCACCTGCCGGGGCGTTGCCTTCGTTGTTATTATCCTGTGTGACCCCAATCGAGGGCTGCGCCACGCCCGCTCCTCCTGCGGAGGCCAACTGATGACCTGCGGTTGCCGTAACTCCGCCAgatccagctcctgctccagcaGTTGCACCCAAACCTCCAGAACCACTACGATTTCCACCATCGCGTTCGCGCAGCACGCCAATAACCTTTAACTTGATTTTGTCCATGGGGCAGCCTGCAAGAAAAAAGATGGCCAGATATTGTACTATAATCCCAGGTCGACCTAGAATCTATAGCTATGCCAGCTATATAGCCGCACCCCACTTTTCGGCCCCCGATTTTCGCCCACTCGTCGTGTGTTTTGTGCAACAAATCGATTTTTACTCACCCTCCCAACCTCCCGTGTTCCTTGCGATGTGTGTATAACCAGTTTCGGATCTTCGGGTGAAAATACGTTTTTGCTACGGGCTGCGTTGTATAATTAGAAATATCCGACGGATTGCTGTATCTACTGCGTTTCTTTCATCAGCCTCTCATCAGCAATCGGTTCTGGATTTTCACCCACGGATTATATGTACGTCGAATGGTACCCAAGAAAAATCCGATGCCAATACGAAAATGCAGCCATCAGcaagc from Drosophila mauritiana strain mau12 chromosome 3L, ASM438214v1, whole genome shotgun sequence carries:
- the LOC117140960 gene encoding peptidoglycan-recognition protein SD: MTWIGLLIVGLTAIAVQGEVPIVTRAEWNAKPPNGTIDSMETPLPRAVIAHTAGGACADDVTCSQHMRNLQNFQMSKQKFSDIGYHYLIGGNGKVYEGRSPSQRGAFAGPNNDGSLGIAFIGNFEKRAPNKEALDAAKELLEQAVKQAQLVEGYKLLGHRQVSATMSPGEALYALIQQWPNWSEDM
- the LOC117140954 gene encoding uncharacterized protein LOC117140954, with the translated sequence MDKIKLKVIGVLRERDGGNRSGSGGLGATAGAGAGSGGVTATAGHQLASAGGAGVAQPSIGVTQDNNNEGNAPAGGGAIIEPQATGGAGPSGGVGGAARTSVLSRPQTSKISALDLAGILNTRRRLEWTKEWLRKNQTEFLSKENLLSELQSRKDECYHLNYFLAITESQFRYLVQKLEPIISQYAPQRKKKSFSAEERLAITLKYLATGEVHSCRNYCFRASKFVINEMIANICLGFYEHLKDQYVTLPKTDDQWRSAAEEMERKHNLPHCVGNLFMRSIQLQGSGTGSSSGAASSASAVGDDRKRATVIFTGIVDADNNFQYAKVERAASSRPNDIYNQTTAVELIRHKMHALEEQQSAEMDRQGYYFAGDSVLPATSYLVTTRNLPKDRAVLEALEQVNAHADQTMRILCNMFPILAQPLRISDKHIREVVLGCVALYNFLRKTDDSFRRTSDSIVQQRAEQQQLAYSVDSDEIDDDCIMLATEEELRERAEFTPSVGLTTCFQPLCTQRGETPEGLAKRDWLLQLDFGQQSGNGSGMGIGIGNGSMSGNGGMSGSTDSASGSSNGSLY